A genomic window from Synechococcus sp. CBW1107 includes:
- the def gene encoding peptide deformylase, which yields MTQRTVLRLGDPRLRQVSRPVERFGTPELHALITDLRDTMAACAGAGLAAPQIAVPLRVVIFGITVNPRYPEAPPIPETVLINPEITPIDRDRASGWEGCLSVPGLRGQVSRWRRILYRGFDAEGHPIERSVDGFHARVVQHECDHLDGVLFPDRLVDSRSLGFTEELEASGLLPVAGPLAPASPEHTLDRMRQQLERHSALEDLGPLFGPKAQGLAPGRDPS from the coding sequence GACACAACGAACCGTCCTGCGCCTGGGTGACCCACGTCTGCGTCAGGTGTCACGCCCCGTCGAGCGGTTTGGAACGCCTGAACTGCACGCCCTGATCACGGATCTCCGGGACACCATGGCGGCCTGCGCTGGAGCAGGCCTGGCCGCTCCCCAGATCGCCGTGCCCCTGCGAGTCGTGATCTTCGGAATCACGGTGAACCCGCGTTATCCGGAGGCCCCCCCGATCCCGGAAACGGTGCTCATCAATCCGGAGATCACCCCGATTGATCGGGATCGTGCTTCAGGCTGGGAGGGGTGCCTCAGTGTTCCGGGGTTGCGGGGACAGGTGAGTCGCTGGCGGAGGATCCTTTATCGGGGCTTTGATGCGGAGGGCCATCCGATTGAGCGATCCGTTGATGGATTTCACGCCCGCGTGGTCCAGCACGAGTGCGACCATCTCGATGGCGTGCTCTTCCCGGACCGGCTGGTGGACTCCAGGTCCCTGGGCTTCACGGAAGAACTCGAGGCCAGCGGACTGCTGCCGGTAGCCGGACCCCTGGCGCCAGCCAGCCCAGAGCACACTCTCGACAGGATGCGCCAGCAGCTCGAGCGGCACTCCGCGCTGGAGGATCTGGGCCCTCTGTTCGGCCCGAAGGCCCAGGGGCTTGCCCCTGGCCGCGATCCCAGCTGA
- a CDS encoding SDR family NAD(P)-dependent oxidoreductase, which yields MSDDPRTSTLSRRRRILITGASSGIGQQAALLLLQAGHRLTLPCRDQDRADATRQKLLGVDGADLLTPICDLADLKSVERCAQELIAHGTPIDTLVLNAGLQYSGAAEPQRSAQGYELTVAVNHLAHQALVMQLLPLLERSESPRLVITASEVHDPHSPGGRVAQAAGLGDLAGLRTGAGFSMVDGHSPFSADKAYKDSKLCNLLFARGLERRLRQRGTPMSVLAWSPGLVIPRSSGGFFRQSRHHNEWGQRLFALVARDLLRLTATPGQAGALLAQLASSAAYGRPEFSYHVNRLIAPGQLRFESADPSPEAQDDALADALWTVSAQLVDVPDGLSHRPLRAPVEGRGQSTETRQPQGSTGGEEHQGLQDQEEHPHG from the coding sequence ATGAGCGACGACCCACGGACCAGCACGCTCTCCCGGCGACGGCGGATCCTGATCACCGGCGCCAGCTCCGGCATCGGCCAGCAGGCGGCCCTGCTGCTGCTGCAGGCTGGCCACAGGCTCACCCTGCCCTGCCGTGATCAGGACCGTGCCGACGCCACCCGCCAGAAGCTTCTGGGCGTCGACGGTGCCGATCTGCTCACCCCCATCTGCGATCTGGCCGATCTGAAGAGCGTCGAGCGTTGTGCCCAGGAGCTGATCGCCCACGGCACGCCGATCGACACCCTGGTGCTGAATGCCGGACTGCAGTACAGCGGCGCCGCCGAGCCACAGCGATCGGCCCAGGGGTATGAGCTCACGGTCGCGGTGAACCACCTGGCCCATCAGGCCCTGGTGATGCAGCTCCTTCCGTTGCTCGAGCGCAGCGAGTCCCCGCGGCTGGTGATCACTGCCTCGGAGGTGCATGATCCTCACTCGCCCGGCGGGCGGGTGGCTCAGGCGGCCGGTCTGGGTGATCTGGCGGGCCTCAGGACAGGTGCAGGCTTTTCAATGGTGGACGGTCACTCGCCCTTCAGCGCCGACAAGGCCTACAAGGACAGCAAGCTGTGCAACCTGCTCTTCGCCCGAGGCCTGGAGCGTCGCCTGCGCCAGCGCGGCACACCCATGTCGGTGCTGGCCTGGAGTCCGGGCCTGGTGATCCCGCGCAGCAGCGGCGGGTTCTTCCGCCAGAGTCGTCACCACAACGAATGGGGTCAGCGGCTGTTCGCCCTGGTGGCCCGTGACCTGCTGCGCCTCACGGCAACTCCTGGGCAGGCCGGGGCTCTGCTGGCGCAACTGGCCAGCTCTGCCGCCTATGGGAGACCGGAATTCAGCTATCACGTCAACCGCCTGATCGCTCCTGGGCAGCTGCGCTTCGAGTCAGCCGACCCCAGCCCCGAAGCCCAGGACGATGCCCTCGCTGACGCACTCTGGACTGTGAGCGCACAGCTGGTTGACGTGCCTGACGGGCTGTCACACCGTCCGCTCCGAGCGCCGGTTGAGGGCAGAGGCCAGTCCACCGAGACTCGTCAGCCCCAGGGCTCCACTGGCGGTGAGGAACACCAGGGTCTGCAGGACCAGGAGGAACACCCCCACGGCTGA